A single region of the Dehalococcoidia bacterium genome encodes:
- a CDS encoding Gfo/Idh/MocA family oxidoreductase, whose protein sequence is MNDVVKVGIIGGNIAGWAGRAHMPAFAAGIPGVELVAVSTTRMESAQEAATKFGARYAYDNHHDLLANPEVDVAAVSVKLPLHYELTKDIIAAGKHVYTEWPLGTTTAQAQEMTDLAHAAGIRTCIGLQSRRSAEYLEIRRVIDSGAIGDLLSVNLIQCATGASSRPSDRIWMRDKEARANTLSITFGHAIDGLISMVGPMKTASSVVSTQTKQWTASDTQEAFDVDSPDTILVNGFLQNGAVYSAHIASVAALGTGHHLQIHGSKGTITLDAPGSTHSGSGILRIATSGDTELREVMAPQDEWITAANLSGAPVNIGKLWAAYAEAILNNTEFHPNFEDAVQHHKLVDAIQAGSDNGIVQSI, encoded by the coding sequence ATGAATGATGTAGTGAAGGTAGGGATAATAGGGGGAAACATTGCAGGTTGGGCTGGACGTGCGCATATGCCCGCATTTGCTGCCGGAATTCCTGGAGTTGAATTAGTTGCAGTTTCAACCACAAGGATGGAGTCTGCTCAGGAGGCGGCTACAAAATTTGGTGCACGTTATGCCTACGACAATCACCATGATCTATTAGCTAATCCGGAGGTCGACGTCGCAGCGGTTTCAGTGAAGTTACCGCTGCATTATGAGCTTACGAAAGACATTATTGCTGCAGGCAAACATGTTTATACAGAATGGCCTTTGGGAACAACAACTGCGCAGGCACAGGAAATGACAGATCTGGCTCATGCGGCTGGTATACGTACCTGTATTGGCTTGCAATCACGAAGATCAGCTGAATATTTGGAAATACGTCGGGTAATAGACTCAGGGGCTATTGGCGATCTCCTATCTGTGAATTTAATCCAGTGTGCAACAGGCGCGTCATCTCGACCTTCGGATCGTATATGGATGAGAGATAAAGAAGCTCGAGCCAATACGCTTAGCATTACATTTGGACATGCTATTGATGGTTTAATTTCAATGGTTGGCCCTATGAAAACAGCATCTTCAGTAGTTAGCACTCAGACGAAGCAATGGACAGCATCTGATACGCAGGAAGCATTTGATGTAGATTCGCCTGACACAATCCTGGTGAACGGGTTTTTACAAAATGGTGCCGTTTATTCCGCTCACATCGCTTCGGTCGCTGCTCTTGGAACAGGGCATCATCTTCAGATTCACGGAAGCAAGGGAACGATCACGTTGGATGCTCCAGGTTCCACGCATTCAGGATCAGGGATATTACGCATCGCGACGAGCGGCGATACTGAACTTCGAGAAGTAATGGCTCCGCAGGATGAATGGATTACAGCCGCTAACTTAAGTGGTGCTCCTGTTAATATAGGAAAACTTTGGGCTGCCTATGCGGAAGCTATCTTGAATAACACTGAATTCCACCCGAATTTCGAGGATGCAGTGCAGCATCACAAATTGGTCGATGCGATCCAAGCTGGCTCAGATAATGGGATTGTGCAATCGATATAA
- a CDS encoding NAD(P)-dependent oxidoreductase produces the protein MKIGFIGLGNMGGPMALNLIKAGHSLTVHDINPESATAHREMGASWAESPMELASQTEVIFTSLPGPKEIEAVATGPEGILQGIHEGAIYIDSSTNSPSVVRRIAKKIHESGAEMLDAPVSGGPVGAEAGTLAIMVGGNESIFERVKPILEVIGSGVTYVGDIGSGTIAKLVHNATSFAARIAVQEGMVLAVKAGVSPSNMLKVLREAAFGKQVLLTHHIPELVFKGDFDNVRFALGLSHKDVSLALELAEEMDAPLEMAEKAKLVIEEGMSRGWGAKDNLSTFMLAEERAGIEVRE, from the coding sequence ATGAAAATAGGGTTTATCGGCCTTGGAAATATGGGTGGCCCAATGGCACTTAATTTAATCAAGGCAGGACACTCGCTCACTGTCCATGACATCAATCCAGAATCAGCAACAGCGCACCGAGAAATGGGTGCATCATGGGCAGAGTCGCCAATGGAGCTAGCTTCTCAGACGGAAGTAATCTTCACTTCCCTACCAGGTCCCAAAGAAATTGAAGCAGTCGCCACTGGACCAGAAGGTATCCTGCAAGGAATCCACGAAGGCGCCATTTACATAGATTCGTCTACGAATTCCCCTTCCGTTGTACGCAGGATTGCAAAAAAAATACATGAGTCAGGTGCCGAAATGCTCGATGCACCAGTTAGTGGAGGGCCGGTAGGTGCAGAGGCTGGAACCCTTGCAATCATGGTCGGTGGCAATGAGTCTATTTTCGAAAGAGTTAAACCTATTCTTGAAGTAATAGGAAGTGGCGTTACCTATGTAGGCGATATCGGTTCCGGAACAATTGCAAAGCTGGTACATAACGCAACTTCTTTTGCAGCGCGAATAGCAGTGCAAGAAGGAATGGTACTGGCTGTAAAGGCCGGGGTTTCACCAAGCAATATGCTTAAGGTCCTTCGAGAAGCAGCTTTTGGTAAGCAAGTACTCCTAACACACCACATTCCAGAATTAGTATTCAAAGGAGACTTCGACAATGTTCGCTTTGCATTGGGACTTTCGCATAAGGACGTTAGCTTAGCCCTGGAACTTGCAGAAGAAATGGATGCCCCGCTGGAAATGGCCGAAAAAGCAAAATTAGTTATTGAAGAAGGAATGTCCAGAGGCTGGGGAGCCAAAGATAATCTCTCAACATTCATGCTTGCAGAAGAACGTGCAGGAATAGAGGTCCGTGAATGA
- a CDS encoding amidase family protein produces the protein MNDLVTLTAREAIQKLKQKEVSPLEMIDAALERIAETNGSVNALPTLAIERAKTHAKALMESGVPGDIPPGYLYGLPIAVKDLKDVKGVLSTKGSPIYANHIPDQSDYLVENIEAKGGIVLAKSNTPEFGAGANTFNEVFGKTRNPWDTRKTCGGSSGGAAVSLATGQVWLATGSDLGGSLRIPASFCSVVGLRPTPGRVPHGPKDLPFASLSVEGPMGRTVGDVALFLDTQAGQNPIDPISFAAPDIPYIKAADNPIAPAKIGYSHDLGIAPVDQEVRDICASSMRIFESAGSVISEAHPDLSDAEDIFQTLRAAQFAASYKKHLDNNRELLKPEVIWNIEKGLDLSAEEINEAELGRGAMYLRTLDFFKQYDLLACPAVVVPPFDVDQRYVTEAGGQTFDTYVSWLVMSFALTLTACPSISVPCGFTSEGLPVGLQLMAPRGDEALLLSAASFFEQAYGQNKHIPIDPIVRH, from the coding sequence ATGAATGATTTGGTAACACTAACAGCCCGGGAAGCTATTCAAAAACTCAAGCAAAAAGAAGTATCTCCTCTGGAGATGATTGACGCTGCTCTTGAAAGGATTGCTGAAACAAATGGGTCAGTAAATGCATTGCCAACACTCGCAATTGAACGAGCAAAGACCCATGCAAAAGCCCTCATGGAATCTGGTGTCCCTGGTGACATTCCTCCTGGCTATCTCTACGGTCTCCCAATCGCAGTCAAAGATCTTAAAGACGTCAAAGGAGTTCTATCCACCAAGGGTTCACCTATTTACGCCAATCACATACCTGATCAATCTGATTACTTAGTCGAAAATATCGAAGCCAAGGGTGGGATTGTCTTAGCGAAATCCAATACCCCTGAATTTGGTGCAGGAGCTAACACTTTTAATGAAGTTTTTGGCAAAACGCGCAACCCCTGGGACACGCGCAAAACTTGCGGTGGCTCCTCTGGAGGAGCAGCCGTTTCATTAGCCACAGGACAAGTATGGCTTGCTACTGGCAGTGACTTAGGTGGAAGTTTGCGTATCCCGGCAAGCTTTTGCTCGGTAGTGGGACTCCGACCAACACCCGGCCGTGTACCTCACGGACCAAAAGATCTCCCCTTCGCAAGCCTTTCAGTTGAAGGACCTATGGGCAGAACAGTCGGAGACGTAGCGCTCTTCCTTGACACACAGGCAGGTCAGAATCCTATTGATCCTATTAGCTTTGCTGCTCCTGATATTCCTTACATTAAAGCGGCCGATAATCCTATTGCCCCTGCAAAAATAGGGTACTCACATGATTTAGGCATTGCACCAGTAGATCAGGAAGTACGAGATATATGCGCCAGCTCTATGCGAATTTTTGAATCTGCAGGCTCTGTAATCTCTGAAGCACATCCAGATTTAAGTGACGCAGAAGACATTTTCCAAACATTAAGAGCAGCCCAGTTTGCAGCCAGCTACAAGAAGCACCTGGACAATAATCGAGAACTCCTAAAGCCTGAGGTTATCTGGAACATCGAAAAAGGCTTGGACCTATCTGCGGAGGAAATTAATGAAGCTGAACTAGGACGCGGAGCTATGTACCTCAGGACCCTGGATTTCTTCAAGCAATATGACTTACTTGCCTGCCCCGCAGTTGTAGTACCTCCGTTTGATGTGGATCAGCGATACGTCACTGAGGCAGGAGGGCAGACATTTGATACTTATGTTAGCTGGCTCGTTATGTCCTTTGCATTGACGCTCACTGCATGTCCTTCAATCTCTGTACCCTGCGGGTTTACTTCAGAAGGACTGCCCGTGGGATTACAATTAATGGCTCCTCGGGGTGACGAGGCACTTCTACTTTCGGCGGCTTCTTTTTTTGAGCAGGCATACGGGCAAAATAAACATATCCCGATTGACCCAAT